The Desulfomicrobium orale DSM 12838 genome includes a window with the following:
- the gap gene encoding type I glyceraldehyde-3-phosphate dehydrogenase — MAVNIALNGFGRIGRYLTRILADDPEIRLVRVNARGDNTALAHLLKYDSVHGVFSGEAVPNEEGFLLNGRQVLVTRNAPEAWDWSGADIVVESTGKFTDRESCARHLTAGARKVIISAPGKNADLTVVMGVNDHLYSPAEHNIISNASCTTNCLAPVAKALHEAFGIRHGLMTTVHSYTMSQRMLDGTHKDLRRGRAGAMNILPTTSGAPRAVTKVLPELAGKLDGMAVRVPTPNVSLVDLVVEVEKPTSAAEVNAALKAAASGPEGGAMGYCDLPLVSSDYLGSIYGGVVDSECTAVMGGTMIKVIVWYDNEAGFTNQLLRLIRLVAASL; from the coding sequence ATGGCTGTGAACATCGCGCTCAATGGTTTTGGCCGCATCGGACGTTACCTGACCAGAATTCTGGCCGACGATCCGGAGATCCGTCTGGTCCGGGTCAACGCCCGCGGCGACAATACGGCCCTGGCACATCTGCTTAAGTACGACTCCGTGCACGGCGTCTTTTCCGGCGAAGCCGTGCCCAACGAGGAAGGATTTCTGCTGAACGGACGCCAAGTGCTGGTCACCCGCAACGCGCCCGAAGCCTGGGACTGGTCCGGGGCGGACATCGTGGTGGAATCCACGGGCAAGTTCACGGACCGGGAAAGCTGCGCCAGGCATCTGACGGCCGGGGCCAGAAAGGTGATCATCTCCGCTCCCGGCAAGAACGCAGACCTGACCGTGGTCATGGGCGTCAACGACCATCTTTATTCCCCGGCGGAACACAACATCATCTCCAACGCGTCCTGCACCACCAACTGTCTGGCCCCCGTGGCCAAGGCCCTTCACGAAGCCTTCGGCATCAGACACGGCCTCATGACCACCGTCCATTCCTACACCATGAGCCAGCGCATGCTCGACGGCACGCACAAGGATCTGCGCCGGGGCCGGGCCGGAGCCATGAACATCCTGCCCACCACTTCCGGCGCGCCCAGAGCCGTAACCAAGGTGCTTCCGGAACTGGCGGGCAAGCTGGACGGCATGGCCGTGCGCGTACCCACGCCCAACGTGTCGCTGGTGGATCTGGTGGTGGAAGTGGAAAAGCCCACCTCCGCAGCCGAGGTCAACGCCGCCCTGAAAGCCGCGGCCAGCGGCCCCGAAGGCGGGGCCATGGGCTACTGCGACCTGCCCCTGGTTTCCAGCGACTATCTGGGCAGCATCTACGGCGGCGTGGTGGACAGCGAGTGTACGGCGGTCATGGGCGGGACCATGATCAAGGTCATCGTCTGGTACGACAACGAGGCCGGCTTCACGAACCAGCTGCTGCGTCTGATCCGGCTGGTGGCCGCCTCCCTGTAA
- the fba gene encoding class II fructose-1,6-bisphosphate aldolase → MPLTTPREMFARAYAEGFAVGGFNVNNMEIIQGIMEAGKAEKSPLILQVSAGARRYAGQPYIIKLMEAALEETDLPVCLHLDHGQDFAICKEVIDGGFSSVMIDGSHLPFEENIALTKQVADYAHDRGVWVEAELGQLAGVEDDVDVEHSVYTDPDQAAEFVQRSGCDSLAIAIGTSHGAYKFTGEAKLDFDRLEKIARLLPGFPIVLHGASSVPQEFVNMANQYGAQIGGAKGVPEELLRRAAASAVCKINIDTDIRLAMTATIRKYLTENPSHFDPRQYLTPARTAVRDMVAHKIRNVLGSSNKI, encoded by the coding sequence ATGCCGCTGACCACACCCCGAGAAATGTTCGCCAGAGCGTATGCCGAAGGCTTCGCCGTGGGCGGATTCAACGTGAACAACATGGAAATCATCCAGGGCATCATGGAGGCGGGCAAGGCCGAAAAGTCTCCCCTGATTCTCCAGGTTTCAGCCGGAGCCAGGCGGTACGCGGGGCAGCCTTACATCATCAAGCTCATGGAAGCCGCTCTGGAGGAGACGGACCTGCCCGTGTGTCTGCATCTGGATCACGGCCAGGATTTCGCCATCTGCAAGGAAGTCATCGACGGCGGATTTTCCTCGGTCATGATCGACGGCTCTCACCTGCCTTTCGAGGAAAACATCGCCCTGACAAAGCAAGTGGCGGACTACGCTCACGACAGGGGCGTCTGGGTCGAGGCTGAACTTGGTCAGCTGGCCGGCGTGGAGGACGACGTGGACGTGGAGCACAGCGTGTACACGGACCCGGATCAGGCTGCGGAGTTCGTACAGCGCTCCGGATGCGACTCTCTGGCCATCGCCATCGGCACCAGCCACGGGGCGTACAAGTTCACAGGCGAGGCGAAGCTCGATTTCGACCGCCTGGAAAAAATCGCCCGGCTCCTGCCCGGCTTTCCCATCGTGTTGCACGGGGCCTCGTCCGTGCCCCAGGAATTCGTGAACATGGCCAACCAGTACGGCGCCCAGATCGGCGGGGCCAAGGGCGTGCCGGAGGAACTGCTGCGCCGGGCCGCGGCTTCGGCCGTGTGCAAGATCAACATCGACACGGACATCCGTCTGGCCATGACCGCCACCATCCGTAAATATCTGACCGAAAATCCGTCCCACTTCGATCCGCGCCAGTATCTGACCCCGGCCCGGACCGCCGTGCGGGACATGGTGGCGCACAAGATCCGCAACGTGCTGGGCTCCAGCAACAAGATCTGA
- the surE gene encoding 5'/3'-nucleotidase SurE, which translates to MDILLTNDDGIRATGLRALYAALTAAGHRVHVAAPMTEQSAVGHAVTLFSPLRVREVEERGFSGLGVSGTPADCVKLALSHLLPKLPDLIVSGINAGANVGVDVLYSGTVSAATEGALAGVPALAVSVDDFHPEELSAQAAFTAELLTRPFWKNFPRQCVLNLNFPAGKLDRAKGLKVCAQTGITYRDWYDERKDPRGNAYYWLCGVIPPESVAPDSDRGLLSRGYITLTPLTFDLTHAAYLEELRGQMENN; encoded by the coding sequence ATGGATATTCTGCTCACCAACGACGACGGAATCCGGGCGACAGGACTGCGAGCCCTGTACGCGGCCCTGACCGCCGCCGGGCACAGGGTGCATGTGGCCGCCCCCATGACCGAACAGAGCGCCGTGGGTCACGCCGTGACGCTTTTTTCTCCCCTGCGCGTGCGGGAGGTCGAGGAGCGCGGCTTCTCCGGCCTGGGCGTGTCCGGGACCCCCGCCGACTGTGTGAAGCTGGCCCTGAGCCACCTGCTGCCGAAGCTCCCAGACCTGATCGTGTCCGGCATCAACGCGGGGGCCAATGTTGGCGTTGACGTGCTCTATTCGGGTACAGTGTCCGCCGCCACCGAGGGCGCACTGGCCGGGGTTCCAGCCCTGGCCGTGTCCGTGGATGATTTCCATCCAGAAGAACTTTCGGCCCAGGCCGCGTTCACGGCGGAACTGCTGACGCGCCCTTTCTGGAAAAATTTTCCCCGCCAGTGCGTGCTCAACCTCAATTTTCCGGCCGGAAAGCTGGACCGCGCCAAGGGGCTCAAAGTCTGCGCCCAGACCGGCATCACCTACCGGGACTGGTACGACGAGCGCAAGGACCCGCGCGGCAACGCCTATTACTGGCTGTGCGGCGTCATCCCGCCGGAATCCGTGGCCCCGGATTCGGACCGGGGACTGTTGAGCAGGGGCTACATCACCCTGACCCCCCTCACATTCGACCTAACCCACGCCGCGTATCTGGAAGAACTGCGCGGGCAGATGGAAAACAACTGA
- a CDS encoding 3'-5' exoribonuclease YhaM family protein, which produces MAHKKTFIRDLTAGQNISDIFALSQAQRREARNGPYWQLTLTDRTGGMEARIWAPQSLQYENLKPEQFVAVTGQIASFKDQLQMNVTDLVLVEPAGAGLDLTDFLPSSAVPPAELLAEIEAFLDRELSFKPWRTLCAKVLADADIRAALLTAPGAKSVHHAHAGGLLEHTLGVMRVCAALAALYPSVDREILLTAALFHDLGKAFELTHGFSREYTDAGRLIGHIQMGLEALEPFLRAAKDLPEGLAVHLKHLILSHHGELEFGSPRRPKTVEAFILHYADNLDAKINTVNTALENTADPEDVEASHWSEYHRTLGRYLYQPMRTPRTETASDARSAAKKTAPRPKSALLRAMGIADPEE; this is translated from the coding sequence ATGGCACACAAGAAAACCTTCATCCGCGACCTGACTGCGGGGCAGAATATCTCGGACATCTTCGCTCTGTCGCAGGCACAGCGCCGGGAAGCCCGAAACGGCCCCTACTGGCAGCTGACTCTGACCGACCGCACGGGCGGCATGGAGGCCCGCATCTGGGCTCCGCAGAGCCTGCAATACGAAAATCTGAAGCCGGAACAATTTGTCGCCGTGACCGGACAAATTGCGTCGTTCAAGGACCAGCTGCAAATGAACGTCACGGATCTGGTTCTTGTGGAGCCGGCCGGGGCGGGGCTCGATCTGACCGACTTCCTGCCGTCCTCGGCCGTGCCTCCTGCGGAGCTGCTGGCGGAAATAGAAGCCTTTCTGGACAGGGAGCTGTCCTTCAAACCCTGGCGCACCCTGTGTGCGAAAGTCCTGGCCGACGCGGATATCCGCGCTGCTCTGCTCACGGCTCCGGGAGCCAAATCCGTCCATCACGCCCATGCCGGCGGTCTGCTGGAGCACACCCTCGGTGTCATGCGCGTCTGCGCGGCCCTGGCGGCCCTCTATCCTTCCGTGGACAGGGAGATTCTTCTGACAGCCGCCCTCTTTCACGATCTGGGCAAGGCCTTTGAACTGACCCATGGCTTCAGCCGGGAATACACCGACGCCGGGCGGCTCATCGGGCACATCCAGATGGGGCTGGAAGCCCTGGAGCCTTTTCTGCGGGCGGCCAAAGATCTTCCCGAGGGGCTGGCCGTGCACCTGAAACATCTGATCCTTTCCCATCACGGCGAACTGGAATTCGGTTCTCCCCGCCGGCCGAAGACTGTGGAGGCATTCATCTTGCACTATGCCGACAACCTGGACGCCAAGATCAATACTGTGAACACGGCTTTGGAAAATACGGCTGATCCGGAAGACGTCGAGGCCAGCCACTGGAGCGAATACCACCGCACTTTGGGCCGTTATCTGTATCAACCCATGCGCACGCCCCGGACGGAAACGGCTTCCGACGCCCGTTCGGCCGCCAAAAAAACGGCGCCCAGACCGAAATCCGCCCTGCTCAGGGCCATGGGCATAGCCGACCCGGAGGAATAG
- the tmk gene encoding dTMP kinase, with translation MFITLEGMEGCGKSTQCALLVEHFTRLGFDVLRTLEPGGSVLGKELRRILLDPANSDLSPVSELFLYLADRAQHVGTVIRPALAQDRVVICDRFADSTVVYQGYGRGLEPSLLRQLNDTAVQGLWPDATVLLDLAPEQGLRRALTRNMRENKARTEGRFEAESLAFHTRVREGYLTWAALNRERFLVVDADRTPEQVFAAILCGLEEKGLV, from the coding sequence ATGTTCATCACCTTGGAGGGCATGGAGGGGTGCGGCAAGTCCACTCAGTGTGCGCTGCTCGTGGAGCATTTCACCCGTCTGGGATTCGATGTGCTGCGGACTCTGGAGCCCGGCGGCAGCGTCCTGGGCAAGGAGCTGCGGCGCATCCTGCTCGATCCGGCGAACAGCGATCTCTCGCCCGTCAGCGAGCTTTTTCTGTATCTGGCGGACCGGGCCCAGCACGTCGGCACGGTGATCCGGCCGGCTCTGGCGCAGGATCGTGTGGTCATCTGCGACCGCTTTGCCGATTCCACCGTGGTGTATCAGGGATATGGGCGGGGGCTTGAACCTTCCCTGCTGCGCCAGTTGAACGACACCGCCGTGCAGGGGCTCTGGCCCGACGCCACCGTTCTGCTCGATCTGGCTCCGGAGCAGGGACTGCGCCGTGCTCTGACCCGGAACATGCGCGAGAACAAGGCCCGGACGGAGGGCCGTTTCGAGGCCGAGAGTCTGGCATTCCACACCCGCGTCAGAGAGGGCTATCTGACCTGGGCCGCCCTCAACCGGGAGCGGTTTCTGGTGGTGGACGCGGACCGGACGCCGGAACAGGTTTTCGCCGCCATCCTGTGCGGTCTGGAGGAAAAGGGTCTTGTCTGA
- a CDS encoding glycosyltransferase family 2 protein has product MSEEWKRPATGLVLTLNGAGRLEACLKSLNFCQELLVVDSGSTDETVKIAEACGARVLVNRWEGPARQFAFAFRHVSTPWVVSLDQDEALSPELRASIMAALADPGECGAFLCPRASFYFDRFLRHSGWYPDLLPRVFRPADTDVHVSGPHYGFRPRGKTMRLAGDIMHYPYENMRQHVEKMNYYTQVAAEEMYGCGKCSGLGAAFGHGLARFLKIYIFRRGFLDGRAGFALAVNSFFYAFQKYARLAEMRATPKSSCRKKQ; this is encoded by the coding sequence TTGTCTGAGGAGTGGAAAAGGCCCGCCACAGGGCTGGTGCTGACCCTGAACGGAGCCGGCCGGCTGGAGGCCTGCCTGAAATCTCTGAATTTCTGTCAGGAACTGCTGGTGGTGGACTCCGGCAGCACCGATGAGACAGTGAAAATCGCCGAAGCCTGCGGCGCGCGGGTGCTGGTCAACCGATGGGAAGGTCCCGCGCGTCAGTTCGCCTTCGCCTTTAGGCATGTGTCCACGCCCTGGGTGGTGTCTCTGGATCAGGACGAGGCGCTGTCCCCGGAACTGCGGGCCAGCATCATGGCGGCCCTGGCCGATCCGGGAGAGTGCGGCGCGTTTTTGTGTCCGCGCGCGTCCTTTTATTTCGACAGGTTTCTGCGGCACAGCGGCTGGTATCCGGATCTGCTGCCGCGGGTCTTCAGGCCTGCCGACACGGATGTGCACGTCTCCGGGCCGCACTACGGCTTCAGACCCAGGGGAAAAACCATGCGTCTGGCCGGAGACATCATGCACTATCCGTATGAAAACATGCGCCAGCATGTGGAAAAGATGAATTATTACACCCAGGTCGCGGCAGAAGAAATGTACGGATGCGGAAAATGCTCCGGCCTCGGTGCGGCCTTCGGACACGGCCTGGCCAGGTTTTTGAAAATATACATTTTTCGCAGGGGATTTCTGGATGGGCGGGCCGGTTTCGCACTGGCCGTCAATTCTTTTTTCTACGCTTTTCAGAAATATGCCCGGCTTGCGGAAATGCGGGCAACGCCAAAGTCATCATGCAGGAAAAAACAGTAA
- a CDS encoding TonB-dependent receptor plug domain-containing protein has translation MQEKTVTLTLTDTVRHLCITAILLFLSGSGSSLAGSYMAMPLEDLMNLTVTSISRRDQPLQETAAAVYVITGEDLRRTGATSIPEALRMVPGFMVGQHDANTWSVSARGRGLNPTFEDKLLFLIDGRSKYCPIFGGVFWDSIEFMPEDIDRIEVIRGPGSSIWGSNAVNGIVNIITKSAAETQGGMVSALYGSTEQGTASLRYGGSFSPKSAWRVFAKHRRVDDLHDMDGRKFRGALESNYAGFRTDSEPDGRSRFALQGDAAVSRTRDTILRPDLSVASMAEYSVPSDMEDVALQASWSRSLGGAASVSLQGFLSHFHIDTADVYDITEDTADLDFQHQFSPLAGHTAQWGVALRHVRTRMRTDPQTISFARKRRADTLASAFVQDEISFADGRWLLTLGSKFEHNEQTGLEILPSTRLLWRASERHAFWTAMSRSARIPSIAEQDVYYHLEIQEPDGLLPVRISLTGDPDASAERVLIWELGHRFTLSPLFFLDTALFATRADNLFSQRLDLSSASPRISPEPHIQIDGKAGNDVRGITHGLELSATWEAASWWRLRGWYAYFEDSYRFRSEGINIFESIYGRISPRHQFFFRSSMDLPHNTEADIMFRYVSEQPGLEVPDHATLDARLGWKPVENMEISLVGKNLLTPRHKETASGLVFGDGMGVDRSCYLKLRMDF, from the coding sequence ATGCAGGAAAAAACAGTAACCCTCACTCTTACGGACACAGTTCGTCATCTTTGCATCACGGCTATCCTGCTGTTTCTCTCGGGTTCGGGATCCTCTCTGGCTGGTTCTTACATGGCCATGCCTCTGGAAGATCTGATGAATCTGACGGTCACGTCCATCTCCAGGCGCGACCAGCCTCTGCAGGAGACGGCCGCCGCCGTGTACGTCATTACCGGTGAGGATCTGCGCCGCACCGGCGCGACCAGCATCCCCGAGGCTTTGCGCATGGTTCCCGGGTTCATGGTCGGCCAGCATGATGCCAATACTTGGTCCGTATCCGCCAGAGGCCGGGGTCTTAATCCCACCTTCGAAGACAAGCTTTTGTTTCTCATTGACGGACGCAGCAAATATTGCCCCATTTTCGGAGGAGTGTTCTGGGACTCCATTGAATTCATGCCGGAGGATATCGACCGCATCGAGGTCATCCGTGGGCCGGGCTCCAGCATCTGGGGCAGCAACGCGGTTAACGGCATTGTCAACATTATCACCAAATCCGCCGCCGAAACCCAGGGCGGCATGGTCAGCGCGTTGTACGGCAGTACCGAGCAGGGCACGGCCAGTCTTCGCTACGGAGGATCGTTCTCGCCGAAAAGCGCTTGGCGCGTTTTCGCCAAGCACCGCAGAGTGGATGACCTGCACGATATGGACGGCCGGAAATTTCGCGGGGCCCTGGAAAGCAACTATGCCGGATTCCGGACGGACAGCGAGCCCGACGGCCGATCCCGCTTCGCACTTCAGGGGGATGCGGCCGTGAGCCGCACCAGAGACACGATACTTCGCCCGGATCTGAGCGTGGCCAGCATGGCCGAATATAGCGTTCCAAGCGACATGGAAGATGTGGCGTTGCAGGCCTCCTGGAGCAGAAGCCTCGGCGGAGCGGCGTCCGTATCGCTTCAGGGATTTCTGAGCCACTTCCATATCGACACCGCCGATGTCTACGACATCACCGAGGATACCGCCGATCTGGATTTTCAGCACCAGTTTTCACCTCTGGCCGGGCATACGGCCCAGTGGGGGGTGGCTCTCCGCCATGTCAGGACCCGCATGCGGACCGACCCCCAGACCATCTCCTTCGCCCGGAAGCGCCGGGCCGACACCTTGGCCAGTGCCTTTGTTCAGGATGAAATTTCCTTTGCGGACGGCCGCTGGCTGCTGACCCTGGGCAGCAAATTCGAGCATAACGAACAGACGGGTCTGGAGATTCTGCCCAGCACCCGCCTGCTTTGGCGGGCCTCCGAGCGCCATGCCTTCTGGACCGCCATGTCCCGTTCCGCGCGTATTCCGTCCATAGCGGAGCAGGATGTGTATTATCATCTGGAGATTCAGGAGCCTGATGGCCTGCTCCCCGTGCGTATTTCCCTGACAGGCGACCCGGATGCCTCCGCTGAGCGGGTGCTGATCTGGGAGCTGGGGCATCGCTTTACCCTCTCGCCCTTGTTTTTTCTGGACACGGCCCTTTTCGCCACCCGCGCGGACAACCTGTTCAGCCAGCGTCTTGACCTGTCTTCCGCTTCGCCGCGCATATCGCCAGAACCCCACATCCAGATAGACGGAAAAGCCGGGAACGACGTGCGGGGCATCACCCACGGCCTGGAACTCAGCGCCACCTGGGAGGCCGCTTCCTGGTGGCGGTTGCGCGGGTGGTATGCTTATTTCGAGGACAGCTACCGTTTCCGGAGCGAAGGCATCAATATATTTGAATCCATCTACGGCCGGATCAGTCCCCGGCACCAGTTCTTCTTCCGGTCGTCCATGGACCTGCCGCACAACACCGAGGCCGACATCATGTTCCGTTATGTCAGCGAACAACCCGGTCTGGAAGTACCGGACCATGCCACTCTCGATGCGCGGCTGGGATGGAAGCCCGTGGAGAACATGGAAATATCCCTGGTCGGAAAAAACCTGCTCACGCCCCGGCATAAAGAGACGGCTTCGGGCCTTGTTTTCGGCGATGGCATGGGCGTGGACAGAAGCTGCTATCTCAAACTGCGGATGGATTTCTGA
- a CDS encoding TonB-dependent receptor plug domain-containing protein, whose amino-acid sequence MEMCLEDLMGLTVTSMSKRVQVLQETAAAVHIITEDDLRRTGATSIPEALRLVPGFMVGQHSTHIWSVSARGRAFNPTFDNKLLVMVDGRSVYSPVFSGVFWDAFDLVLEDVDRIEVIRGPGSSVWGSNAVNGIVNIITKSAAETQGFMASALYGNVEEGTATLRYGDAFSPENTWRIFAKYRNLDGLHDMDGEKTHDEQHNLRAGFRTDLSPDRDSSLTFLGDLTLGWTKNLFLYPDIAESMVFEHKASSDIADLNMRGRYSRTLGADSSISIQAFLSRFSLETSDLYDLTVNMADLDFQHQFPLLPGHTAQWGAGIRRIGAHTETGLRAMEFDRKRRTEILLSAFVQDEITFDEGRWVFTLGSKFEHNRQTGLEILPSARLLWHATENHAFWTAASRSVRIPSLAEQDASYHVDIQNTPMGLPLRRTVRGNRDVGSEKILICELGHRFTPSTRFFVDTALFATWGDNLFSESFDPDGAYLRLPPASPAPHLQLDSTAGNDMYGTTHGLEISASWTPRSWWRLRGWYAYFEDSCRFRGEGIDAFASSYGRISPRHQLFFRSSMDLPHNIEADIMVRYVSELPGLDIPDYATFDARLGWRPTENIEISLTGKNLATPRHRETSTGLIFGDAAGVDRSGYLKLRVDF is encoded by the coding sequence ATGGAAATGTGCCTGGAAGATCTGATGGGCCTGACCGTCACGTCCATGTCCAAGCGCGTTCAGGTATTGCAGGAAACGGCCGCCGCCGTGCATATCATCACCGAGGACGATCTGCGCCGCACCGGCGCGACCAGCATCCCCGAAGCTCTGCGTCTGGTTCCCGGTTTCATGGTCGGGCAGCACAGCACGCATATCTGGTCCGTGTCCGCCCGCGGCCGGGCGTTCAACCCCACTTTCGACAATAAACTGCTGGTCATGGTGGATGGCCGCAGCGTCTATTCTCCCGTCTTCAGCGGCGTGTTCTGGGACGCCTTCGATCTTGTTCTGGAGGACGTGGACCGCATCGAGGTCATCCGCGGGCCGGGCTCCAGCGTCTGGGGCAGCAACGCAGTCAACGGCATCGTGAACATCATCACCAAATCCGCCGCCGAAACCCAGGGTTTCATGGCCAGCGCGTTGTACGGCAATGTGGAGGAGGGTACGGCCACCCTGCGCTACGGAGACGCCTTCTCGCCGGAAAACACCTGGAGGATTTTCGCCAAATACCGGAATCTCGATGGTTTGCACGACATGGACGGAGAGAAAACTCATGACGAACAGCACAACCTGCGCGCCGGATTTCGCACTGATCTCAGTCCCGATCGGGATTCCAGCCTGACCTTTCTGGGAGACCTCACTCTGGGGTGGACCAAAAATCTGTTTCTCTATCCGGACATCGCTGAGAGCATGGTGTTCGAGCACAAGGCCTCAAGCGACATTGCCGACCTGAATATGCGTGGGCGCTACAGTCGCACCCTGGGAGCAGATTCCTCTATTTCCATACAGGCATTTTTGAGTCGTTTCTCCCTTGAGACATCCGACCTCTACGACCTGACGGTGAACATGGCCGATCTGGATTTCCAGCACCAATTTCCGCTTCTGCCCGGACACACGGCCCAGTGGGGAGCGGGTATCAGGCGCATTGGAGCCCACACGGAAACCGGTCTCCGCGCCATGGAGTTTGACCGGAAGCGGAGGACGGAAATCCTGCTCAGTGCCTTTGTTCAGGATGAAATCACTTTCGACGAAGGCCGCTGGGTGTTCACTCTGGGCAGCAAGTTCGAACACAACCGCCAGACGGGCCTGGAAATTCTCCCCTCCGCCCGCCTTCTGTGGCACGCCACTGAAAATCACGCTTTCTGGACCGCCGCGTCCCGTTCCGTACGCATCCCGTCCCTGGCGGAGCAGGACGCCTCTTACCATGTGGATATCCAGAACACTCCGATGGGCCTGCCGCTGCGCAGAACTGTCAGGGGCAACAGGGACGTGGGCTCCGAAAAAATTCTGATCTGTGAACTGGGGCACCGTTTCACTCCGTCGACCCGCTTTTTTGTGGATACCGCTCTCTTCGCCACCTGGGGAGACAACCTGTTCAGCGAATCCTTCGATCCGGACGGCGCTTATCTGCGGCTGCCTCCCGCGTCTCCCGCGCCGCATCTGCAACTGGATTCCACGGCCGGAAACGATATGTATGGGACCACCCACGGTCTGGAAATCAGTGCCTCCTGGACGCCGCGCAGTTGGTGGCGGCTGCGCGGATGGTATGCCTATTTCGAGGACAGCTGCCGCTTCCGTGGTGAGGGCATCGACGCCTTCGCATCGTCCTATGGGCGGATCAGTCCTCGGCACCAGCTCTTTTTCCGCTCGTCCATGGATCTGCCGCACAACATTGAGGCCGACATCATGGTCCGGTATGTCAGCGAACTGCCTGGCCTGGATATCCCTGACTACGCCACTTTTGACGCCCGGCTGGGATGGCGGCCAACGGAGAACATCGAAATATCCCTGACCGGGAAGAATCTGGCCACTCCCCGGCACAGGGAAACGTCCACCGGGCTTATTTTCGGCGATGCTGCGGGCGTGGACAGAAGCGGCTATCTCAAGCTGCGGGTGGATTTCTGA
- a CDS encoding YfiR family protein — MLSLARVFLAVHLFLCLISGISRAHASDGDLPQVQAAYFFNFIKFVAWPEAPASPLVIRTFRSPAIAQALEQAPEKSVHQRFFDIMDVHRPQDLLGADAVFIPKEYAPAIPENIWEEFSAASLVVSDWDKTLDRGGTIRLLTIGGKIRFAISLRYATELTISSKLLRLASEIRE, encoded by the coding sequence ATGTTATCGCTGGCACGAGTTTTCCTCGCCGTTCACCTGTTTCTGTGCCTGATATCCGGTATCTCTCGGGCTCATGCCTCCGACGGGGACCTGCCCCAGGTGCAGGCGGCCTACTTTTTCAATTTCATCAAGTTTGTCGCCTGGCCGGAAGCCCCGGCATCGCCTCTGGTCATCCGCACCTTCAGAAGCCCGGCCATTGCCCAGGCTCTGGAGCAGGCACCCGAAAAAAGTGTTCACCAGCGTTTTTTCGATATCATGGACGTCCACCGCCCCCAGGACCTTCTCGGGGCCGACGCGGTGTTCATCCCAAAGGAATACGCCCCGGCCATACCGGAAAACATCTGGGAAGAATTCAGCGCTGCAAGTCTGGTGGTCAGCGACTGGGACAAGACTCTGGACAGGGGCGGCACCATCCGGCTGCTGACCATCGGCGGCAAGATCCGCTTTGCCATCAGCCTGCGCTATGCGACGGAGCTGACCATCAGCTCCAAGCTGCTGCGTCTGGCCTCGGAGATACGGGAATGA
- a CDS encoding CHASE sensor domain-containing protein, producing the protein MTSLKNPSGFRPDTPGPNAQGQKKPGPLTRYIDSVSLRTKSILLMTLASFMALIFASAVYVGYELVMFRSSAENESRSISRIVGLNSMASLAFRDDDAARETLLSVISRESSIIHAALYDQYGKLFTQVSNQQGRDLTIPPTWTWT; encoded by the coding sequence ATGACATCTTTGAAAAATCCGTCCGGCTTCCGGCCCGATACGCCGGGCCCGAATGCACAAGGGCAGAAGAAGCCCGGACCGCTGACAAGGTATATCGACAGCGTTTCCCTGCGCACCAAATCCATTCTGCTCATGACCCTGGCCAGTTTCATGGCCCTCATCTTCGCTTCGGCGGTGTATGTCGGATATGAGCTGGTCATGTTCCGTTCCAGCGCCGAAAACGAATCCCGGAGCATCTCCCGCATCGTGGGTCTGAACAGTATGGCCAGTCTGGCTTTCCGCGACGATGACGCCGCCAGGGAAACGCTGCTCTCGGTCATAAGCAGGGAATCGTCCATTATTCACGCGGCCCTGTATGATCAGTACGGCAAGCTCTTTACGCAGGTCAGCAACCAGCAGGGCCGGGATTTGACCATCCCCCCCACTTGGACATGGACGTAG